Proteins encoded in a region of the Armatimonadota bacterium genome:
- a CDS encoding galactose-1-phosphate uridylyltransferase: MSELRWHPYLEQWVITATHRQERTFLPPKEYCPLCPTRPGSMETEVPYPDYEIVVFENRFPSLQRTPPEPAVEGTALTPVVPSQGVCEVVLYTPQHEGEMADLPIEQIAKLVEVWTDRFEELSAYPFVQYVLIFENKGKEIGVTIPHPHGQIYAYPFLPPLIEKEVLSARRHYEQHGKCLFCAVMEQEMRDGRRLLTQNEHFVAFVPFFARFPYEVHVMLLRHAGTLAEMRREERWALAEMLSTVTRTLRNLWEMSIPYIMLLHQSPARETNSPSYHFHVEFYPFNRTRDKLKYLAGSEQAGTFINDTLAEETAAALRDALARL, translated from the coding sequence ATGTCGGAATTGCGATGGCATCCGTATCTGGAACAGTGGGTGATTACTGCCACACATCGCCAGGAGCGCACCTTCCTGCCTCCTAAGGAGTATTGCCCTCTCTGCCCTACCAGACCGGGCAGCATGGAGACAGAAGTGCCCTATCCTGATTACGAGATTGTGGTTTTCGAGAACCGTTTTCCTTCGCTTCAGCGCACCCCACCCGAGCCGGCAGTGGAGGGCACTGCGCTGACTCCTGTTGTGCCGTCACAGGGGGTATGTGAGGTGGTGCTGTACACCCCTCAACACGAGGGCGAAATGGCAGACCTCCCGATAGAGCAGATTGCGAAGCTGGTAGAGGTGTGGACTGACCGCTTTGAAGAACTGTCGGCATACCCGTTTGTGCAGTATGTGCTGATCTTCGAGAACAAGGGCAAGGAGATTGGGGTCACCATACCCCACCCACACGGGCAGATATACGCTTATCCGTTTTTGCCCCCGCTTATCGAGAAAGAGGTGTTGTCCGCTCGCAGGCATTACGAACAGCACGGCAAGTGCCTGTTCTGCGCGGTGATGGAGCAGGAAATGCGGGATGGGCGACGTCTGCTTACCCAAAATGAGCATTTTGTGGCGTTCGTGCCGTTCTTTGCACGGTTTCCGTACGAGGTGCATGTGATGTTATTGCGTCACGCGGGCACGCTGGCGGAGATGAGAAGGGAGGAACGCTGGGCGCTGGCGGAGATGCTCTCTACGGTGACGCGCACCCTGCGCAATTTGTGGGAGATGTCCATCCCGTATATTATGTTGCTTCATCAGTCGCCAGCCAGAGAAACGAACAGCCCCAGTTACCACTTCCACGTAGAGTTCTACCCCTTCAACCGCACGCGTGATAAGCTGAAATACCTTGCCGGTTCGGAGCAGGCTGGAACCTTTATTAACGATACTCTGGCGGAGGAGACGGCGGCAGCTTTAAGAGATGCTCTGGCGAGATTGTGA
- a CDS encoding DNA-binding protein, with amino-acid sequence MPEANVYGFQARRPKTERLLTLMKEIHKQEDLTPKHLAEKLGVSERTVYRYLRLLENNDLLAKRYSRRQRQYVLEPQTSLEPIRFTPQEALALEIASSNPAIMQGSIFAKDLQSAMNKIRSMLDAATQREVERLKQHVSIDTDTYANYFAFQTIMLTLQNAFALRRKVRIRYWAASTNQEEEIVIHPLHLTFREHHWYLLAFSERHGEVRLFRVSRIREAEMLPQKFRKPTRFDPDTWFERSWGVWGKTDEVIVKIKFSPRVAHIVKDTHGRRFYKMEMQPDGSMICIAETYGTKEISWWILSWGADAEVLEPEYLRQEFAKITQAMAAMYAPQGTAGAHEGV; translated from the coding sequence ATGCCCGAGGCAAACGTGTACGGCTTTCAAGCCAGACGTCCCAAGACCGAGCGTCTGCTGACGCTCATGAAGGAGATTCACAAGCAAGAGGACCTGACGCCGAAACACCTGGCGGAAAAGCTGGGGGTATCTGAACGTACGGTATATCGCTATCTACGGTTGCTGGAGAACAACGACCTGCTGGCAAAACGCTACAGTCGCAGGCAACGGCAGTACGTTCTGGAGCCCCAGACATCGCTGGAACCAATTCGGTTCACACCGCAGGAGGCGCTAGCGCTGGAGATTGCATCGTCCAACCCGGCTATCATGCAGGGAAGCATCTTCGCTAAGGACCTGCAGAGTGCGATGAACAAAATCCGCTCGATGCTGGACGCCGCCACCCAGCGCGAGGTAGAAAGGCTGAAGCAGCATGTGAGCATCGACACCGACACCTACGCTAACTACTTCGCCTTCCAGACCATCATGCTCACACTGCAGAACGCCTTTGCCCTGCGGCGCAAGGTGCGCATCCGCTACTGGGCAGCATCCACTAACCAGGAAGAGGAAATCGTCATCCACCCGCTCCATCTTACCTTCCGTGAGCACCACTGGTATCTGCTTGCCTTCTCCGAGCGACACGGCGAGGTACGGCTGTTCCGCGTGTCTCGTATCCGTGAAGCGGAGATGCTGCCCCAGAAGTTCCGCAAGCCCACCCGCTTCGATCCCGACACCTGGTTCGAGCGGTCGTGGGGTGTATGGGGCAAAACGGATGAAGTCATCGTGAAGATTAAGTTCTCGCCTCGCGTGGCGCACATCGTGAAGGACACACACGGCAGACGCTTCTACAAGATGGAGATGCAGCCGGACGGCAGCATGATTTGCATCGCAGAAACCTACGGCACGAAAGAGATTTCGTGGTGGATCCTCTCCTGGGGAGCGGATGCCGAGGTGCTGGAGCCAGAGTACCTGCGGCAGGAGTTTGCCAAGATTACGCAAGCAATGGCAGCGATGTACGCTCCGCAGGGAACCGCTGGGGCACACGAAGGAGTATAG
- the moaD gene encoding molybdopterin synthase sulfur carrier subunit yields the protein MRIHVLFFGHLKDQAGEQEQVVLPSPSTVKHLLNILCERHPELSQWLGVTRIAVNMEYASPDTLLHEGDEVALLPPMSGG from the coding sequence ATGAGGATACACGTGTTGTTCTTCGGTCATCTGAAGGATCAGGCAGGGGAACAGGAACAGGTCGTGCTCCCCAGCCCCTCTACCGTTAAGCACCTGTTGAACATCCTTTGCGAGCGTCATCCCGAACTCTCGCAGTGGTTGGGGGTTACCCGAATCGCCGTCAATATGGAGTACGCTTCGCCGGATACACTGTTGCATGAAGGGGATGAGGTAGCCCTGCTCCCACCGATGAGCGGGGGATAA
- the nfo gene encoding putative endonuclease 4, whose translation MPHNTRQIGAHMPTTGGLHKAITSGHEIGCTAVQLFTASPRQWRTRPLSEEDIIAFARAREETGIHTIISHDSYLINLAAPNEDILQRSREAFLDELQRAEALGIPWVVTHMGAYLDSSEEEGLVVLGESVRHLLRQTEGMKAGIALETTAGQGTNLGYRFEHLARIIDMAGGSERVGVCFDTCHVFVAGYDIRTPDALSATLDEFDRVIGLDRLKVIHVNDAKKPLGSRVDRHEHIGDGELGRETFRILLQEPRLMHVPVILETPDAEKMHPENLRRLKELLNGS comes from the coding sequence ATGCCACACAACACACGACAGATCGGCGCACACATGCCCACTACCGGCGGGCTACACAAAGCGATCACGTCCGGGCATGAAATCGGATGCACTGCTGTTCAGCTGTTCACCGCCAGCCCGCGTCAGTGGCGTACGCGCCCCCTTTCAGAGGAAGACATCATCGCTTTTGCCAGAGCCCGCGAGGAGACAGGTATCCATACCATCATCTCGCACGATTCGTATCTGATTAACCTCGCCGCGCCAAACGAAGATATCCTGCAGCGCAGCCGTGAAGCCTTTCTGGATGAACTGCAAAGGGCAGAAGCGCTGGGCATCCCGTGGGTGGTGACACACATGGGAGCCTATCTCGACTCATCCGAGGAAGAAGGATTGGTGGTGCTGGGCGAAAGCGTGCGTCACCTGCTACGGCAAACCGAGGGCATGAAAGCAGGTATCGCGCTGGAAACCACTGCCGGACAAGGAACCAATCTGGGCTATCGCTTCGAACACCTTGCCCGCATCATCGACATGGCAGGAGGCTCAGAGCGCGTTGGAGTATGTTTCGATACCTGTCACGTGTTTGTGGCGGGGTACGACATCCGCACCCCAGATGCGCTGTCCGCTACGCTGGACGAGTTCGACAGGGTCATTGGTCTTGACCGGCTAAAAGTCATCCACGTCAATGACGCAAAGAAACCCCTGGGGAGCCGCGTTGACCGCCACGAACATATTGGTGATGGGGAACTTGGAAGGGAAACCTTTCGTATCTTGTTACAGGAACCCAGGTTGATGCATGTGCCGGTTATTCTAGAAACACCGGACGCAGAAAAGATGCATCCCGAGAACTTGCGTCGGTTGAAGGAGCTGCTAAACGGCTCATGA